From the Paraflavitalea soli genome, the window CTTCTTTCCTGTTCCTGAAAGATACCAATGGAGATAACAAAGCTGATATCCGGCAACCACTTTTAACAGGCTGGGGCAAAAGTGATACCCATGCCCAGGCATCCAACCTGCGCTATGGCCTCGACAATATGATCTGGGGTGTGGTAGGTTATTCCGGGTTTTACAATGGCAAGAAAGGAAAAGACTCCCTGCGCTTCGGTCAGGGGGTATACCGCTTTGCTCCGGATGGCAAGAACCTCGAATACCTTTCTTCCACCAGCAACAATACCTGGGGACTGGGTTTCTCAGAAGAGTTTGATGTATTTATTTCTACCGCCAACAATACGCACAGCGGTTTCCTGGGCATGCCCAAACGTTACTTCGACAAAGCAAATATCCGGGAGAGCGGTGTGGAGAAGATCGATGCACACTATGCCATACACGTAGCTACCAAAAACCTGCGCCAGGTGGATGTACATGGCGGCTTTACGGCTGCTGCCGGTCATAGTCTGTACACGGCCCGTAATTTCCCCCAGGAATATTGGAACAAAGTGGCTTTTGTAACAGAACCTACCGGGCGTTTGATCCATAAACATGTATTGCAACCCGCAGGTTCCGGCTTTAAAGAAGAAGGCGATGGCTGGAATATGCTGGTGAGTGCGGATGAATGGGCGGCGCCCATCCAGGCGGAAGTAGGGCCCGACGGGGCGCTGTGGGTAACAGACTGGTACGATTTCATTATTCAGCACAACCCCACGCCTTCGGTTGACCGCGGCGGCTACAAGGCAGAGACGGGCCAGGGTAATGCATATGTGAATCCGTTGCGCGATCATGAGCGTGGACGTATTTACCGGATCTACAATAAGAGCAACAACCAGAAGAACAATACACAGCTCGATAAGAAAGATGTAGCAGGATTGGTAACTGCCTTGTCCAACGACAATATGTTCTGGCGTACTACTGCACAAAGATTGCTGGTAGAAAGCGGCAACAAAACGGTGCTGCCAGCTCTCTACAAACTGGTGCAGGACCAGCAACTGGATGGCGCCGGTATCAATGCGCCGGCCGTGCATGCGCTGTGGACGATGAAAGGCCTGAAAGTGCTGGATGGCACGAATGCCGCAGCCCTGGCAGTAGCCACGAAAGCCCTGCATCATCCCGCGGCTGGTGTGCGCAAGGCAGCCATCGAAGTGCTGCCGAAAACACCCGCTACCTTCCTGGCTATGCAGCAGGCAGGTGTTTTTGAGGACAAAGACATGCGGGTACGGCTGGCAGGGGTGTTGGCCACCACAGACATGAAAACCTCAGCTGCCATTGGCAATGTATTGGTGGGTATGGCAGAAAAAGAAGAGAATGTTTCCGATACCTGGTTGCGCCATGCGCTCACCATTGCCAGTAAACTGAACGAGGAGACCTTCCGCGCAGCCTTCCGGAAAAGAGGATTGAATGAAAATCCCGCCCTGATTGAAGCTTCTATTGCACAGCGCCTGGCCTTTGGATCAAGGCTTACCACCATTCCGCTGAGAAGAGGTTTTGGCAGGCCGCAACAGGGCGATGCACTGGAGCCTGAAGTAGCCAACAAAGAGATCCTGCTGGCAGGAGATATAGAACGCATGACGGCCCGTCCGGGTGCGCCAGCGGCCCAAAGCAATGCACCGGCTGGTTTTAGCGGTATGGTGGCGGCTCAAGGTAATGGTGCCAATGGTTATGGCCTGTATATGCTTAACAATAAAATGTATTTCCAGGTAAACCAGAACGGCAAAGTATTCCAGGTCGTAACGCCCAATGAACTGCCCGCTAAGTTCTCTTTTAAAGCAGGTCTTCAAAAGAACGGTGCCCTGCGTTTGTTGATCAACGATAAAGAAGTGGCCGCGGCCAAAGCACCCGGCTTGTTTAAGAAAGAGTTGGACCTACCCCTCAGAATAGGATTTGATAACCGCAAAGGGGATGAGCGGATCACGGAGTACCCGGACTCCGCTTTCTTCCTGCGGGCAAATCTGACCAACGCGAAACTGGAAACCCTGGCTGGTACGGGTGCAGCCACCGCCGCTCCTGTTACCGCCGGCAAAATAGACCGTACGATTGTGATCAAAGTGTTGAAAGATGTGATGAAATATGATCAACAGCTCATCACGGTAAAAGCAGGCAGTACGGTTAAGATCGTGTTGCAGAACCCTGACTTTATGCAGCACAACCTGCTTATCCTTAAACCGGCGACTACGGATAAGGTAGGCGCTGCGGCAGATAAACTGGCCATGGACCCCAATGGCGCCAAACTGCAGTATGTGCCGAAGATGCCGGAAGTGTTACTGTCAACACCGCTGATCAATCCCGGAGGGAAATATACGGTGACCTTTAAAGTGCCGGATGCAGCAGGTGACTATCCATATATCTGTACATTCCCGGGCCATTGGCGCATTATGAATGGCGTATTGCGCGTGGTAAAATAAGTTGAACCTGTAAACCTGTCAATATGCCAACTAACGATTCGCCAGGCAGCACACCTCACCGTGCAGACATGAAATTGTTCTATGCCTGTTTTGTGGCGCTGGTCACCACTTCCTTTGGTTTCATATTAAGGGCCATCTCGCTGCCGGAGTGGGGTACCACTTTTAACCTTACGCAAACACAGCTGGGTGAAATAGCAGGTGTGGGCCTATGGCCTTTTGCGATCAGCATTGTATTGTTTAGCCTGATCATTGATAAGATCGGTTATAAGACGGCGATGATCTTTGCTTTTCTCTGTCATGTTACCTCGGCCATACTCACCATATTTGCTACCGGCTATTGGATGTTGTACATCGGCACTTTCATTGTGGCGCTGGGCAATGGTACGGTAGAAGCGGTGGTGAACCCGGTGGTAGCGACCATGTTTCCGCGGCAGAAAACAAAATGGCTCAATATACTGCATGCAGC encodes:
- a CDS encoding PVC-type heme-binding CxxCH protein, with amino-acid sequence MCRKINLLYCIPLLCSFLLISADTVRKAATPRRLEILLLGHKSKHHDSEKLADILTKEYFKAGINISYSTNPNDLNETVLNQYDGLIVYANYDTISKAQEKALLNFVRSGKGFIPLHSASFCFRNSPEVVEMIGGQFKSHKYDSFPSVIVKPEHPVMKGVAPFVTRDETYVHDKISKNIEVISERVEGDHHEPYTWVRPYGNGRVFYTAYGHDEVTFNNPGFLTLVKNGILWAVSDEARASLAAYKLADPTYYDGPVPNYEKRDPAPKVQASLTPEQSMSLIQVPVGFGLQLFAAEPDVVNPIYMNWDERGRLWVIETVDYPNEIKDDDKGDDRIKILEDTDGDGKADKFTIFADKLNIPTSFTFVNGGIVVSEAPSFLFLKDTNGDNKADIRQPLLTGWGKSDTHAQASNLRYGLDNMIWGVVGYSGFYNGKKGKDSLRFGQGVYRFAPDGKNLEYLSSTSNNTWGLGFSEEFDVFISTANNTHSGFLGMPKRYFDKANIRESGVEKIDAHYAIHVATKNLRQVDVHGGFTAAAGHSLYTARNFPQEYWNKVAFVTEPTGRLIHKHVLQPAGSGFKEEGDGWNMLVSADEWAAPIQAEVGPDGALWVTDWYDFIIQHNPTPSVDRGGYKAETGQGNAYVNPLRDHERGRIYRIYNKSNNQKNNTQLDKKDVAGLVTALSNDNMFWRTTAQRLLVESGNKTVLPALYKLVQDQQLDGAGINAPAVHALWTMKGLKVLDGTNAAALAVATKALHHPAAGVRKAAIEVLPKTPATFLAMQQAGVFEDKDMRVRLAGVLATTDMKTSAAIGNVLVGMAEKEENVSDTWLRHALTIASKLNEETFRAAFRKRGLNENPALIEASIAQRLAFGSRLTTIPLRRGFGRPQQGDALEPEVANKEILLAGDIERMTARPGAPAAQSNAPAGFSGMVAAQGNGANGYGLYMLNNKMYFQVNQNGKVFQVVTPNELPAKFSFKAGLQKNGALRLLINDKEVAAAKAPGLFKKELDLPLRIGFDNRKGDERITEYPDSAFFLRANLTNAKLETLAGTGAATAAPVTAGKIDRTIVIKVLKDVMKYDQQLITVKAGSTVKIVLQNPDFMQHNLLILKPATTDKVGAAADKLAMDPNGAKLQYVPKMPEVLLSTPLINPGGKYTVTFKVPDAAGDYPYICTFPGHWRIMNGVLRVVK